A DNA window from Synchiropus splendidus isolate RoL2022-P1 chromosome 2, RoL_Sspl_1.0, whole genome shotgun sequence contains the following coding sequences:
- the LOC128753800 gene encoding xaa-Pro aminopeptidase 1-like: MSPKITGELLRQLRQAMKNCKYYCEPIQAYIVPSGDAHQSEYIAPCDCRREYICGFNGSAGTAIVTEQHAALWTDGRYFLQASQQMDNNWTLMKMGLKETPSQEDWLISVLPENSKVGVDPWIIAADQWKNMSNALASAGHSLVAVQDNLIDAVWPDRPERPSTRLRSLGLEYTGLSWQEKITALRGKMAERKITWFVATALDEVAWLFNLRGADIEYNPVFFVYAVVGMNTIRLFVDLKRLSDPELRAHLQLDSPGKPEHSIQTFPYEAVYTELQAICAGLGPKDKVWICDKASCALTQVIPRAHRSPIPYTPLCLAKAVKNATEIQGMKAAHIKDAVALCELFAWLEKEIPKGNVTEISAADKAEEFRSQQKNFVGLSFPTISSVGPNGAIIHYRPLPETNRTLTVNEVYLIDSGAQYIDGTTDVTRTVHFGTPSAFEKECFTYVLKGHIAVSAAVFPNGTKGHLLDSFARAALWDSGLDYLHGTGHGVGCFLNVHEGPCGISYKTFADEPLEAGMIVSDEPGYYEDGSFGIRLENVVLVVPAKPKYNYRNRGSLTFEPLTLVPIQVKMMDTQLLTQKERNWVNEYHRTCLEVVGGELERQGRMEALEWLKRETQPIV; the protein is encoded by the exons GTACGGCTATTGTCACCGAGCAGCACGCTGCATTGTGGACCGATGGCCGGTATTTTCTCCAGGCTAGTCAGCAGATGGACAACAACTGGACTCTCATGAAAATGG GGTTAAAGGAGACGCCCTCTCAGGAAGACTGGCTGATCAGCGTTCTGCCGGAAAACTCCAAAGTTGGAGTCGACCCGTGGATCATTGCAGCAG ATCAGTGGAAGAACATGTCGAATGCTCTGGCCAGCGCCGGTCACTCTCTGGTGGCGGTGCAGGACAACCTGATCGATGCGGTCTGGCCGGACCGTCCTGAGAGGCCAAGCACTCGCCTGCGGAGTTTGGGACTGGAGTACACCG GTTTGTCGTGGCAGGAGAAGATCACCGCGCTGCGAGGGAAGATGGCTGAGAGGAAGATCACCTGGTTTGTCGCAACAGCGTTGGACGAGGTCGCAT GGCTCTTCAATCTCCGTGGTGCGGATATCGAGTACAACCCAGTGTTTTTTGTGTACGCTGTAGTGGGGATGAACACAATCAG GCTTTTTGTGGACCTGAAGCGCTTGTCTGATCCTGAGCTCCGAGCGCATCTACAACTGGACTCTCCAGGCAAACCGGAACACAGCATCCAGACGTTCCCGTACGAGGCGGTCTACACGGAACTCCAGGCCATCTGTGCCGGACTCGGACCCAAGGACAAAGTGTGGATCTGCGACAAGGCCAGCTGTGCCCTCACACAAGTGATCCCCAGG GCTCATCGGAGTCCAATCCCCTACACGCCCCTCTGCCTGGCCAAGGCAGTGAAAAACGCAACAGAGATTCAGGGCATGAAAGCTGCCCAT ATCAAGGATGCAGTTGCACTTTGCGAACTCTTTGCCTGGTTGGAAAAGGAG ATCCCAAAAGGAAATGTCACAGAAATATCAGCTGCTGACAAGGCTGAGGAGTTTCGAAG tcaacagAAAAATTTTGTCGGCCTGAGTTTCCCCACCATCTCAAGCGTCGGTCCGAACGGAGCCATCATACATTACAG GCCGCTGCCCGAAACCAACAGAACTCTCACCGTGAACGAAGTTTATCTGATCGACTCTGGAGCTCAGTACAT CGATGGCACCACCGATGTTACGCGTACCGTGCACTTCGGGACGCCGTCTGCGTTCGAAAAG GAATGCTTCACCTATGTGTTGAAAGGACACATCGCCGTCAGTGCGGCTGTTTTCCCCAACGGAACCAAAG GTCATCTCTTGGACTCCTTTGCCCGAGCAGCTCTGTGGGATTCAGGCCTGGACTACCTTCATGGCACAGGCCACGGTGTTGGCTGCTTCCTCAATGTCCACGAGGGGCCGTGCGGCATCAGCTACAAGACGTTCGCCGATGAACCCCTGGAAGCCGGCATGATCGTCAGTGATG AGCCTGGGTACTATGAGGACGGCTCTTTTGGAATCCGTCTGGAGAACGTGGTGCTGGTGGTACCTGCTAAGCCCAAG TACAACTACAGAAACCGAGGCAGTCTGACTTTTGAGCCCCTCACACTGGTTCCTATTCAAGTGAAGATGATGGACACACAACTGCTCACTCAGAAGGAG CGTAACTGGGTGAACGAGTACCACCGAACGTGTCTGGAAGTGGTCGGCGGCGAACTGGAGCGCCAGGGCAGGATGGAGGCGCTGGAGTGGCTGAAGCGGGAAACGCAGCCCATCGTCTGA